A stretch of DNA from Acidobacteriota bacterium:
GAGGCCCGCGCCGCGCCACCTGACGTCGTTCTACCTGATGATCTCGGCCGGGGGCGCGATGGGGGGGGTGTTCGTGAACCTCCTGGCGCCCCGGCTGTTCCGGGGCTACTGGGAGTTTCACCTGGGCCTCGGCGCGGTCGCCCTGGTGGCGCTGGCCTTTCTTTTCCGCAGCCGCGCCGGCCAGGGCCGGGGTCTCCCGGTGAGGGCCGTCGCCGCCCTCTGGTTTCTCGGGCTGACGACCGCCCTCGGCCTTCATATCTCGAGGGGGCTCGAGGACGCCGTGGAGGTGAAGCGGAATTTCTTCGGGGTGCTCAAGGTCTATGGCGACGACCGGGGGGATCCCGGGGAGCGTCACCGGACCCTCATGCACGGGCGCATCGTGCACGGCTACCAGTATGACCACGAGGAGAAACGCTACTGGCCCGTCTCCTACTACGGCCCGGCGAGCGGCATAGGGGTCGCCGTCATGAACCACCCCCGCCGGCTCGACCCGGAGCAGCGCAGCCTGCGGATCGGCGTCATCGGGCTGGGGACGGGGACGATCGCGACCTACGGGGAGGAGGGGGACTATTTCCGCTTTTACGAAATCAACCCCGAGGTGACGCGCTTCGCGCAAAAACATTTCACCTACCTTGAGGACACCCCGGCCCGGACCGAGATCGTACCGGGCGACGCGCGCATCTCGATGGAGCGGGAACTGCGCGAGGGACGGGAGGGCGCGTTTGACCTCCTGGTGCTCGACGCCTTCTCGAGCGACGCCGTGCCGGTGCACCTCCTCACGCGGGAGTGCTACGAAATCTACCGCCGGCACCTCGATGAGGATGGGATCCTGGCCGTACACACCAGCAGCCGCTATTTCAACCTGAACCCGGTCCTCAGGAGCCTCGGGCGGATCCACGAGGAGGAAGGGACGAAGGTGCTGCTCGTCGAGGACCCCGGCAGCGGGCTGCAGGAGACCGACCCCACCAGCTGGGTGCTCCTCACCTCCAACCGGGAATTCCTGTCAAACCGTGATGTGCTGAGGGCGGTCACGCCGTGGGGGGAAGGGGACGACCGGCCCCTCATGTTCACCGACGACTACAGCAACCTGTTCCGGCTGCTGAAATAGGCCCCGGAAACGGACGGGCGGCAGGAAAGGAAGACAGGGGAGAGAAACCGGCCGGGGGAAAAGGGTCACACCCAGGATCTGGCGGGTTGATAATCGAAGGGCTCCATCGCGAAGTTCCCCCTCCCCTGCGTGATCGACCGCATCTGGGTGGAGTACCCGAACATCTCCGAAAGGGGCGCCAGGCCCCGGATGAGGGTGAAGCCCCCTTCGAGCCCCGTTTCCCTGATCTCCACCCTCCGGGCCCCAAGATCCCGCATGACGGCCCCCAGGCAATCGTCCGGAACCCGAACCTCGAGGCTCATGACCGGCTCGAGCACCTGGGTCTCGGCCTCCGCGAGCGCCTGGCGCAGCGCCAGGGTCAGGGTCCCCAGCAGGGGGACGGAAAGATCGGGCGGGTCGTTGTGACGGAACTCCAGGACGGTCACCCTGAGGTCCACCACCGGATAACCGTGCGTCCCCCCCGAGGTGCAGCCGCGTTCGAGGATGTCGCGCGCGTCGCGCTCGAGCGAGGGGGTGAGCGCCCGGGCGATCCGGGAGACATCCACCTCCACGGGGGGGAGGCTCCGGTCCCCCCGCTCCCTGGGACGGGAGAGCACCTCCACCACCGCCCGCCCGCTGACGGCGACATCGTTGATGCGCTTGTCGAACTCCCCCTTCCCCACGCCCCTCCCCAGCACCGTCTCGCGATACGAAACCCGGGGGCGCCCGAAGAACGCCACGACGTTGAATTCCCGCTCCATCCGGTTGCGTACGACCTCCAGGTGGAGTTCGCCCATCCCGGAAAGGATCATCTGGCCGGTCTCCTCGTCCGTCCCGACGCTGAGGGTGGGATCCTCGCGCAGCAGCCGGTTCACCACCTCGAACATACGGTCCCGGTCGGCCGACGTCCGGGTCTCCACCGCCATCGACACGACGGTCTGCGGGAAATGGATCGGCTCGTAGGTGATCGGGTGTCCGGGGTCGCACAGCGTGTCGCCCGTCGCCACGTCCCGGAGACCCTGCACCGCCACGATATCCCCGCAGCGCGCCTCCTCGACCGGTTCCGTCCGGTCGGCGTGCAGGCGCAGGATCCGCCGCAGCCGCAGCCGGCTCTTGAGCCGGGGCTGGTAGCAGCGCTCTTCCGTCGTCATGGAGCCCGAATAAACCCGCAGCCAGTGAAAATCGGTGCTGGAGGTAGCCACCACCTTGAAGACCAGCGCCGAAAAAGGGGCTTCGGGGGAGGAGGGGCGGCGCTCCGGCTCCCCGCTGTCGGGATGATGCCCGTCGGAGGGGGGGCGCTCGAGGGGAGAGGGGAGATAATCGCAGACCGCGTCCAGGACCGGCTGGATGCCGAGGTCGCGCAGGGCGGCGCCGCAGAGGACCGGGACCAGCCGCCCCGACAGGGTTGCTTCGCGAATCGCGGAGCGGAGGTCTTTCGAGCCGACACGCTCCCCCCCGAGGTAGCGATCGGCGAGCCAGTCCACGCTCTCGGCCGCGACTTCCACCAGGCGGTCCCGGGCCTCCTCGGCCATCGGGAGGAGGTCGGGAGGGATTTCCCGAGCTTCGAACCGCTGCCCGCGCGTGGAGGGATCGAACAGCACGAGGTTCCAGCCCAGCAGATCGATCACCCCGTCAAGCCCGCTCTCCGACCCGTGGGGGAGGTTGACGAAGGCGGCATTCGCCCCCAGCCGGTTCCGGACCTGCCCGAGCACCCGCACGGCATCGGCCCCGGCCCGGTCCAGCTTGTTGATGAAAGCGATCCGGGGGATCCGGTATTGATCGGCCTGCCGCCACACGGTTTCGCTCTGGGGCTCCACCCCCTCGACCCCGGAAAAAACGACGACGGCCCCGTCGAGCACCCGGAGGCTCCGCTCCACCTCGGCGGTGAAATCGACATGTCCGGGGGTGTCGATGAGGTTGATCCGGCGGCCGTTCCATGCGAAGGTGGTCGCGGCGGCGGAGATGGTGATCCCCCGCTCCCGCTCGTCGGCGCGGAAGTCCATGACCGCCGCGCCGTCGTGCACCTCCCCGATGCGGTGGGTCTGCCCCGAGTAGAAGAGGAAGCGCTCGCTCACGGTGGTCTTCCCCGCATCGATGTGCGCGATGATGCCGATATTGCGCGTGTTCTCAATCGGAATGGACGCCATCCCCCCCCCGTTCACCGCTGCCAGGCCAAGTCATAGTACTTTTGCAGCTTAAGGAAAATCCGTCAAGAATTTAGTAACCCGCGAGGCAAACGTGGACATCCACTTTTCGAGGCGGTTGTGAGCCATGGAGGCAATCATGGACATCCACTTTTCGAGGCGGTTGTGAGCCAGGGAGTCAATGATGGACATCCACCTTTCGAGGCGGTTGTGGGCCATGGAGGCAATCATGGACATCAACCCCGCGAAGCGTCTGTGGACACCCACTTCCGATGCCCGGGCCGGGAACGGTGATCCTGGACACCCACTTCCGATGCCCGGGCCGGAACCGGAGATCCTGGACACCCACTTTTCGAGGTATCTACCGCAAAACGCGGTTTGTGGACACCCACATCGCAGACGGCGGGGGGAGGGGGCAGTCATGGAGATGAGGCGAACCTGGGCATGCACCCTTCGAGGTGGCCATGGGAAAAGACACCACTCCCGCCTTCACGGACGGGAGGAGCCGGGGGGAAAAGTATTTGCAGCCTTCTTCTTTTCCGGGCAGAATCTGGGAGGAACCGGGGGAGGGGAATGAGAGAGGTATTTCGTCTCGACGTCAAGAACATCGTCCCCACCAGGGAGGAGGTGCTGCAATACCAGGGCATGGCGGGAAGGAAGGGCCTGCCCGAAAGGATTTCCATGCTCCTGGATACCGCCATTGATCTGTTCGGGCAGCTTGCCGAACCGCAGGGGCTCTTTGAGGACCTGGACATTTCCGATTTCGAGGCTCTCTACGCGGGGAAAGGGTTGAACGCGGCCGACGGCCCGGTACCCGGCATCGTCCCGCGCGCGGACGCCGTGGCCCTCTTTGCCGCGACCATGGGAGATGCCCTCGCCACGAAGGCGGGAGACCTGTTCAAGGAAAAGGAGGCGGCGCTCGGCTTCATGCTCGACGCCGTCAACAGCGCGGGGGCCGAACGGCTCGGCAGGCTGATGTGCCGAAAATTCATGGAACGCCTGCCCGAAGGGTTGACCCGGGAGCGCGATGTCAGGGTCCAGTATTACTGTCCCGGTCACTGCGGCTGGCACATGTCGGGCCAGGAAAAGCTGTTCGAAAGGCTGCGCCCGGAGGAGATCGGCATCACTCTCAGGCCCAACTGGGTGATGGCCCCGTTCAAATCGATCTCCGGCATCCTGGTCGCGGGCGATATAGAGATCCACCGGTTTTCACCCGGCTTCTCCTTCTGTCCCCATTGCCGGGAAAAGAAATGCATTCAGAGGCTGAGAATTCTGGAGCAGGAACCCGGCTGATGGGCGGCGGGCAGCGGCGCGCATCCAAACCGGCACCTGAAAACCAACAAGGTATCTCATGGAAAGCATCCTGGAACGTCTGCAGCGGGGCGACGTCATCGTGGGAGACGGCGCCATAGGCACGGAGCTCATGAAGCGTGGGCTCAGACGGGGAGACCCGCCGGAATCCTACAACCTCCTGAAGCCGGAGGTCCTCGAAGAGGTCGCCGCCCTTTACCTCGCCGCCGGCGCGGAGATCATGACCACAAATACCTTCGGCGCTTCCCCATTGCGTCTCCGGCAGTTTTGCCTGGAAAAGGACACGGAAGCCATCAACCGCCTCGCCGTGGAAGCGGTCCGTCGGGCTGTTTCCCACAAGGCCTACATCTCGGGTTCAGTCGGACCTTCCGCTCTGTCGCTCCGCCCCGCCGGAGACGCTGAACCGGCGGCAATCTCCGCGAGCTTCGAGCGGCAACTCCGCGCCCTGGTCTCGGCCGGCGCCGACATGATCTGCATCGAAACCATGACCGACACCACGGAGGCGGTGCTCGCCGTCCGGGCGGCGCGAGCGGTCTCCCCAAAGATCCCGGTCATGGCTACAATGTCCTTCCAGAAATCTCCCCAGGGATTTTCGACCATGACGGGGGATTCCGTTCGCAACGCGGCGGAAGCGCTCCTCGACGCAGGCGCCGACATCGTCGGCTCCAACTGCGGCAACGGAATGGAGGACATGGTTTCCATCGCCCGGGAATTTCGCGCCTGCACCCGGAAGCCCATAGCCATCAACGGGAATGCGGGACTTCCCGTTGTGATGGATTCCGGACTGGTCTATCCCGAGACACCGGAGTTCATGGCCGCCAGGGCGGCGGAACTGCTGGAGATCGGGATCCAGATCATCGGCGGCTGCTGCGGGACCGGCCCCGAGCACATTCGGGCCATCCGCCGGGCAGTGGATGAGCGCCGCTAGACGCAAGAAATATTCCCGGGAAGGAGCGGAGATAAACGGTCAGTTTACCCTCGCATGGGTCCCAGGCTAATCCACCGCGATCATGACGCTGGAAGCCTTGATCACCGCATAGGCCTCCTTGCCCACGGCAAGTTTGAGGTTTTCGGCCGATTCCTTGGTGATGATGGAGGCCACTTCCACTCCCGGGCTTATCTCCAGGATGATCTCGTCATTGACCGCCCCCACCTTGATCTCCTTGACCTTGCCCTTCAGGATATTTCTGGCGCTCAGTCGCATAATCTCCTCCCGTTGAATACCTGTGTTTTATTATATACACGGGAATTTTCCAAATGACAGACCTTGGGGAGGATCGAGCATGGCGGACATGATCGTGGCCGGGCGCATGCGGGCGGCCGAGGGGTTCCCGGATGAGGCGGACTGGGAGCGGGCCGCGGAGGTCCGCTTCTCCGCCGACTGGCGCGGAGAAGCACCCGACCCGGAACGCGAAACGCGCGTGCGCATGCTCTGGTCGAAGGATGACGTCCACATCCGGTTTCACTGCCGCTACCGGAATCTGTACATCTACGAAGGCCCCCCCTGCCGGAGGGACGGGCTCTGGCTGCGGGATGTGGCCGAGGTTTTCATCCAGACCGCAGCCGATCCGCCCCGCTGCTACCGGGAATTCGAAATCGGCCCCGGCGGCGACTGGCTGGACCTGGCGATCGCCCCGGGAGAAAAGCGGCATCTCGAGTGGGATCTGCGGACCAGGGTACAGGTGCGGCCCGATTCCGGGTTCTGGTCCGCCGAAATGACCCTTCCCCTCCGGTGCCTGGACACCGCCTTTGATCCCGAGAACGCATGGAAAATCAATTTCTTCCGTATAGAGGGGCGTGAACCCGACCGCTTCTACTCCGCATGGCGCCCGACGTTCACCCCCAGGCCGAATTTCCACGTCGCCGAGCGTTTCGGCACACTCCATTTCCAATAAGGGACATCCATAACCCGTCACCATGCCCCGCAAGCATCAAGTCTGGACACCCATTTCATAACCCTGCCTTGCCAGCGGGCCACCCGCTCCGCCGTGCGGTTCTCCAATCGTGGACACTCACTACCGGTCTAGCGCGGTAAAGATTGTGGACACCCATTGCCGGCCACAACGAGGCTGTCATCGCCCTCCCCTGCTCACCTCAGAGTTCATGCCGGGCCGGAAAATCCGCGACACGAATGCCTACGACCGCTTGCTCTCTTCAGGGCCGGTTGCCACACTTTTTCTTAATGTCTTTCTTTATATATTAGGCCTTATATCTCATTATTGTTACTTTATTACCATTCTGCATCATCCTCCCATCTCAAGGTTCAGAAAGCTCCCGCTCCCAGCACGCACCCTTTCCGCCTCCTGCATCC
This window harbors:
- a CDS encoding fused MFS/spermidine synthase, which translates into the protein MGIYGITVFLSAFLLFLVQPLLAKYILPWFGGGPGVWTTSLLFFQVVLTAGYGWAHLAARRFPPRAQALATWILLALSLAFLPLAPSRSGLAADIATPTLDILRVLLVSVGATYFLLSATSPMLQAWHSRIRPGVEPYRLYTLANLGSLTAIAGYPLVVEPNLRLGNQTLIWSLLYVAFGALSAACAWRLWKSSPHAVAGASPGAAALTPLPGSSTPSVPGSPIPSVPGSPTPSIPGSPTPSIAGSPMPAMVEGTSESPTARDWWPWLLLPGLSSVMLLATTNQLCLDAAAIPLLWLLPMGVYLLSFILCFHSERWYSRAVFGPGLAVALAGICVILYRDVYVPLPIQIAAYTLTLFVCSMVCHGELVRLRPAPRHLTSFYLMISAGGAMGGVFVNLLAPRLFRGYWEFHLGLGAVALVALAFLFRSRAGQGRGLPVRAVAALWFLGLTTALGLHISRGLEDAVEVKRNFFGVLKVYGDDRGDPGERHRTLMHGRIVHGYQYDHEEKRYWPVSYYGPASGIGVAVMNHPRRLDPEQRSLRIGVIGLGTGTIATYGEEGDYFRFYEINPEVTRFAQKHFTYLEDTPARTEIVPGDARISMERELREGREGAFDLLVLDAFSSDAVPVHLLTRECYEIYRRHLDEDGILAVHTSSRYFNLNPVLRSLGRIHEEEGTKVLLVEDPGSGLQETDPTSWVLLTSNREFLSNRDVLRAVTPWGEGDDRPLMFTDDYSNLFRLLK
- the fusA gene encoding elongation factor G gives rise to the protein MASIPIENTRNIGIIAHIDAGKTTVSERFLFYSGQTHRIGEVHDGAAVMDFRADERERGITISAAATTFAWNGRRINLIDTPGHVDFTAEVERSLRVLDGAVVVFSGVEGVEPQSETVWRQADQYRIPRIAFINKLDRAGADAVRVLGQVRNRLGANAAFVNLPHGSESGLDGVIDLLGWNLVLFDPSTRGQRFEAREIPPDLLPMAEEARDRLVEVAAESVDWLADRYLGGERVGSKDLRSAIREATLSGRLVPVLCGAALRDLGIQPVLDAVCDYLPSPLERPPSDGHHPDSGEPERRPSSPEAPFSALVFKVVATSSTDFHWLRVYSGSMTTEERCYQPRLKSRLRLRRILRLHADRTEPVEEARCGDIVAVQGLRDVATGDTLCDPGHPITYEPIHFPQTVVSMAVETRTSADRDRMFEVVNRLLREDPTLSVGTDEETGQMILSGMGELHLEVVRNRMEREFNVVAFFGRPRVSYRETVLGRGVGKGEFDKRINDVAVSGRAVVEVLSRPRERGDRSLPPVEVDVSRIARALTPSLERDARDILERGCTSGGTHGYPVVDLRVTVLEFRHNDPPDLSVPLLGTLTLALRQALAEAETQVLEPVMSLEVRVPDDCLGAVMRDLGARRVEIRETGLEGGFTLIRGLAPLSEMFGYSTQMRSITQGRGNFAMEPFDYQPARSWV
- a CDS encoding TOBE domain-containing protein; amino-acid sequence: MRLSARNILKGKVKEIKVGAVNDEIILEISPGVEVASIITKESAENLKLAVGKEAYAVIKASSVMIAVD